The Planctomycetota bacterium region ATGCGGTTTGCCGGCGGGTTGTCCAAGTCACATGAATCATGCCCTGCTCTCTTGCGATCCGGTCAGGGGCCGGGCCAGACGATGTCGTCGGCCGTGCCGAATTTGTCATCCGGTCCCGCGGCGACGAGGATGAATTCCGCGGTGCGCATGCTCAACGTCAATCCCTCGACCGCGCCGGTCGTCGGACCACCGCTGGAGTTGGCCAGCGCCCAATAGCCCTCGATGATGATGCTCGGATTGTTTTCGATGCGCGGGGAGGGCGTCGACGCGTTGTCGGAGGTGTCGATGGCGACGTTGATGAGCGTGTCGTTTTCAGTGCGATTAAACGCCCCGGCGGTACCCCAGATGCGGTTCGCTTCGGTGCTGTCGTTGAGCAGGCCGAGCTTGCCGGTCAGACTCTTGCGGTAGTAGAGAATCGGCGCGTGCACGCCGCTGGACGGCATGGTCAACACGTAGGCCCCGTCGCGTTTGGGGAAGGTCGAGGTGTTGTAGACTTCACCGCTCGTCTGCCCGCCGCTGGCGTCGGCGTCGAAGCGCGCCTGCACCGTCTGATCGTTGTTGATTTTCAGGTAGGGACCATAGGTCACGGTGCCGATCTTGAATCCGGCGCCGGGCTTGCCGTCGTCGTACGCCGCGGACGGTTTGCCGGCGGTCATCGAGCCGAGGATCGCCTGCGTGAGCAGCTCGCCGCCGTTCCAGTTGGCGTAGTTGCCCTTGGCGGAGCCGAACGTCGTGGCGTTGGCGCTGCCGGTGATCTGCGTGTAGTCGCTGGGCGGGTAGCCCTTGCAGTCGCGTTCGTAGGCACTGGCGGCGATAGCGATGGCGTTCAGAAACGAGTTGGTCGCCGTGATCACGCCCTGCTTGGAGAACTGCCCGACCGCGCCGACGACCAGCCCGAGCAGGAGCAGAATGATGGCGATGACGACGAGCATTTCGACGAGCGTGAAGCCCGTGCGGAGTTTGGAGCGGGGAGTGCGGAAGGAAGACCATGCCGCTCCGCGCACGCCGCGTCCGCCGTCCTTCTTCACTCCGCATTCCACATTCCACATTCCGCATTCCATGGGTTCGTTCCTTTGTCTCAGCTCGACACCGACTGAATCAGCTTGACGAGCGGCAGGAAGAGCGCGACGACGATGAAGCCGACCGATCCGCCCAGGAACACGACCATCATCGGTTCGAGCAGACTGATCAGCGCGCCGACGGCGGTATCGACTTCGTCGTCGTAGTTGTCGGCGATCTTCATGAGCATCTTGTCCAGGTCGCCGGTCTCTTCGCCGACGTCGATCATGTTCACCACGATCGAGTCGCACACGCGGGCCTCGCGCAGCGGCGCGGCGAACGATTCACCCTCGCGGATTGAGTCGTGCACTTTCTGAAGCGCCTGCTCGAAGACCCAGTTGCCGACCGTGTCGCGGGCGATGAGGATCGCTTCGAGGATCGGCACGCCGGCGCTGATGAGCGTGCCGAGCGTTCGGGTGAAGCGGGCGATGGCGGTGAGGCGGATCAGGTTGCCGATGACGGGGATGCGCATCATCGAAATGTCGAGGATGGCGTTGCCCGCCTTGGTCTTGCGCATCATCTTCGTGATGAACAGGAAGATGACGGGCGAGCAGATGATCCATGCCCAACCCGGGATCAACTGCCCCTCGTTGGACCCGGCGATCCAGTTGGAGAGGTTGATCAGGAACTGCGTCGGCGCGGGCAGTTCCGTGTCGAAGTCCTTGAAGATTTCCTGGAACTTGGGCACGACCATGATCATGATGCCGATGAGGATCAGCACGGCGACGGTGATGACCACGGAGGGGTAGATCATGGCGCCGATGATCTTGCGCTTCAAGCGCTGGGCCTTTTCCATGAAGTCGGCCAGGCGCTGGAGGATGATGTCCAGCACGCCGCCGACTTCACCGGCGGCGATCATCTTGGAGTAGAGCCGATCGAAGACCTTCGGATGCTTGGCCATCGACTCCGACAGCGACGAGCCGCCTTCGACT contains the following coding sequences:
- a CDS encoding prepilin-type N-terminal cleavage/methylation domain-containing protein, producing the protein MWNVECGVKKDGGRGVRGAAWSSFRTPRSKLRTGFTLVEMLVVIAIILLLLGLVVGAVGQFSKQGVITATNSFLNAIAIAASAYERDCKGYPPSDYTQITGSANATTFGSAKGNYANWNGGELLTQAILGSMTAGKPSAAYDDGKPGAGFKIGTVTYGPYLKINNDQTVQARFDADASGGQTSGEVYNTSTFPKRDGAYVLTMPSSGVHAPILYYRKSLTGKLGLLNDSTEANRIWGTAGAFNRTENDTLINVAIDTSDNASTPSPRIENNPSIIIEGYWALANSSGGPTTGAVEGLTLSMRTAEFILVAAGPDDKFGTADDIVWPGP
- a CDS encoding type II secretion system F family protein gives rise to the protein MPSYQFEALDQTGKPQKGTVDAPSSEDAINRIKAQGFFPTSVREKKVRKRKGGAPAPSGAAEKAGKKKATEITITIGGVSKKVLTQFTRQLSTLQDAGLPILRSLQILTDQQKPGKLKNTLFDIQGEVEGGSSLSESMAKHPKVFDRLYSKMIAAGEVGGVLDIILQRLADFMEKAQRLKRKIIGAMIYPSVVITVAVLILIGIMIMVVPKFQEIFKDFDTELPAPTQFLINLSNWIAGSNEGQLIPGWAWIICSPVIFLFITKMMRKTKAGNAILDISMMRIPVIGNLIRLTAIARFTRTLGTLISAGVPILEAILIARDTVGNWVFEQALQKVHDSIREGESFAAPLREARVCDSIVVNMIDVGEETGDLDKMLMKIADNYDDEVDTAVGALISLLEPMMVVFLGGSVGFIVVALFLPLVKLIQSVSS